The sequence TTGCCGCCTGCGGCCAGCGCGCGCCGCTGACGCCGCCACCGGGCGAAACATTGCCGCCGCCAGCCTATGGCGAGAGCCAATCGCCCACCGCCGAACAACTGCTCGAACTCGATCCGCAAGCCGCGCCAGAGCGTAGCGTGGAGCTGCGCCGGGAAAGCGAAGAGCGCGAGGACGATCCGTTCGACCTCCCGCCGGAGAATTAAGTGGACCATTTCCAGCTCAGGAACGGTGAATTGCACGCCGAGGACGTGCCCCTGTCGCGCATCGCGGAAGCGGTGGGCACGCCCGTCTATGTCTATTCGCGCGCGACCTTCGAGCGCCATGCCCGCGTCTTTCGCAAGGCGCTGAGCGGGCTGGAACGCCCGCCGCACATCGCCTTTGCCGTGAAGGCGAATCCCAACCTGGCCGTGCTGAGCCTGCTCAGCCGCGAAGGGCTGGGGGCCGACGTCGTCTCGGGCGGCGAGATGGCGCGGGCACTGGCTGCAGGCATGCCGGCCAGCGACATCGTCTTCTCGGGCGTCGGCAAGACGCACAAGGAACTCGGCGACGCGCTCGATGCGGGCATCGGCCAGTTCAACATCGAATCGGGCGAGGAAGGCCGCGAGCTGGCTGAGATCGCGGCCGCCAAGGGTAAGGTTGCCCAGTGCGCGCTGCGGGTCAACCCCGATGTCGACGCTGGTACCCATGACAAGATCTCCACCGGGAAGGCGGACAACAAGTTCGGCGTGCCCATCGGCCATGCCCCGGCGCTGTTCGCGGAGCTGTCGCAGAAGCCCGGCCTGAACCTGCGCGGCCTTGCCGTGCATATCGGCAGCCAGCTGTCCGACCTCGCCCCGCTGGAAGCCGCCTTCGCCAAGCTGGGCGCGATGATGACTCAGCTGCGCGCCGAGGGGCACACGATCACCCACATGGACCTCGGGGGCGGCCTGGGCGTGCCTTACAAGGCGGGCGAACAACTGCCGTCGCCGGCCGACTATGGCGCCATGGTGGCCCGCGCCACCAAGGGCTGGGACGTCACACTGATGTTCGAACCGGGCCGAGTCATCGCGGGCAATGCCGGCGTGTTGCTGACCCGCGTGATCCGCGTGAAGCGCGGGCTGAAGCACCCCTTCGTCATCGTCGATGCGGCGATGAACGACCTGGCCCGGCCTGCGCTGTATGGTGCCTGGCACGATTTCGACGCAGTTAAGCCCAGCGGGGAAAAAATGGTCGCCAACATCGTCGGCCCGATCTGCGAAACCGGCGATACCTTCGCCATGGACCGCGAGATCGATACCCTCATTGCCGGCGACCTTGCCGTGTTCCGCACCGCCGGCGCCTATGGCGCGACCATGGCCTCCTCCTACAACTCGCGCGGGTTCGTGGCCGAAGTGATGGTCGACGGATCGGACTTCGCCGTGGTGGCAGATCGCATCCCGCCGGGCGACATCGCCGATGCCGAACGGGTGCCGGACTTCCTCAAGGACTGATGCGCTCGCTGCCGCTCTTCCATCGCATTGCCGGACAGCCGGTGATCGTGCTGGGCGAGGGCGACATGGCCGAGCCCAAGCGCCGGCTGGTGGAACGCGCCGGGGGGCGCGTGGTCAGCGACATGCAGGAAGGCATCGACGAGGGCGCGCGGCTGGCCTTCATCGCCCATGACGATGCCAAGATGTGCGAGGGCGATGCGATTCGCCTGCGCTGCGCCGGGCTGCTGGTGAATGTCGTCGACCGGCCCGACCTGTGCGATTTTACCACCCCCAGCCTGCTGGAGCGGGACCCGGTGCTGATCGCCGTGGGCACCAGCGGTGCCTCTGCCGGCCTCGCCAAGCAGTTGCGCCTGCGGCTGGAGCAGCTGCTGCCGGCAGACCTTGGCGCGCTGGCGGAGCGGCTTTCCGCCATGCGCGAGGCGATCAAGGTGCGTTTCCCCGCCATGGCCGAGCGCCGCCGCGCGCTCGACGAGGCGTTGGGCGAGGGCGGGCCGCTCAACGTGCTGGCTGAAGGCAGCGCCGGACGAGTCGAGGCATGGATCGACGAGTCCGATACCCCGCCGGCCAGCGGCATTCACCGCTTCACGATTACCAGCGACGACCCCGAAGAGCTGACCATCAGGCAGGCGCGCCTGCTGGGCAGCGCCGATGCCGTGATTGCCGACGCTGCGATCCCGGCGACCATCCTCGACCGGGCGCGGGCCGATGCCGCGCGGCTCACCCTGCCGCACGATGGTGACATGCCGAAAGGGCTCGTAGTCGTGCTCGAACGCGGCTGAGAACGGTCACATTACAGACATTTAACTTAAATCCGCGCCTCCCGCGCCGCACTCTCCCGGACAGCAGCGACACGGTGTTGCTCCACTTCGGGAGAAAACAATGAAACTGCCCAAAATCGACCTGGCCAGCCTGCCGGACCTCGATACTCTCACCGGGTTCTTCGGTTCCATGCGGACGCCGGGACATGATGACACCATCATCGTGATCGCGACCATCGTGTACGAGAGCAACCCGCCCAGCGGCGGGCTCATCTGAGCGGGGCCGCGCGCGATGCAGGTCCACCCCGACATCGCGGCGTTGCGGAGCGATCGCGCTCCGCAACGCCAGGCCCAGACCGCCATCCTTGCCGCGCGCGATGCGTGGGCCGCGGAAGAGGGCGCGTCCGAACTGCTGGCGGAGCTGGATGCCTATGGCACCGGCGCCCCGCTGGAGGCCTGCTCGACACTGGAAGCCGTGTTCACCGGACAGGGCGAGGCCGAACGGCTGATGGGCCTGCTCTCGAAGCATTACTGCAATGCCATTGCCGCCAACCCGATCGGCCACCCGCCGTTTCGCAACGGGTTCGACGGGATGGCCAGCTCCATCCTGCTGGCCCGGGCGGGCCGTGCCCAGCTGATGCTGCAGGCGCGCGAGCCGGGAGAGATGGCCAATCCCGGTTACATCTTCTCCGATGCCTCCCGCTTCGATGCCGTGCTGGCCGGGGAAGCCGAGGCACGCATCGTGCGGATCGCTTCCCGGCAAGAGCAAGCCGCCGAATTCGTCGAAGAGCGCGTGCACCTGCGGCCCGGCCATCGCATCGCCTTCGACCTTGCTACTGAAGCCCTGATGATCGACCGGGTCACCCGCCGCGTGGTCATCCTGCGGCTGATGCGCACTGCCGCGGACCCGCAGCCCGGGCGCGAATATTGCGCCGAGACGGGGTGCCTGCTGCACCAGAGCGCAGGCTGCATTGCCACCAGCCGGCAGGAGGCGATCATCGCCTTGCTCGGCCGGATGGGGCGCGACGATGCCGCGCCGGCCATCGCCCAAGTCGCCATGGCCGACGGCGACAACTCGCTGCGCTGGCAAGCCATGCGTGAAGCGCTGGCGCTGGACACCGCCACGGGCTTCGCTGCGCTCTATACGGTGGCGCGCCGCAGCGAGGACCCGCTGGCCGGGCAGGCCGGCGCCCTGCGCGCGCAGCTGCTCGAAACCTATCCCCAACTGGCCCAAGTGGAGGCTGCCTGATGCCCCGCGTCATCGACCATCGCGACGAGACTTCCTGCGAACTTGGCGACTGCCTTGCCGCTCTCGAGGCGGAAGGATTCCGACCCTACGAGGAAGAAAGCCTGCTGCACGCGGCCGCCTGGTTGCGGCGACTGGGGAACAACCGGCAATTCCTGGGCGACATCATGCTGGAGGAGCTGAAGCAGGGCGTGAAGGCCGCCGAAGAGGCGAGCAGCTATGGCCCGCAGGTGGTGATGCTGTGCGAGCTTGGCCGCGAATACTTCATACGCGCCAATTTCTGGCCGAGCGCCGACGAGCACATGTTCCGGGCCAGCGGATCGTCCGCCTTCAGCTACGAACTGCCGCACGATCACAACTTCGATTTCCTGACCGTCGGCTATTTCGGCCCCGGCTATGCCAGCGACTATTATGAGTACGACTACGACAAGGTCGCTGGCGGGATCGGCGAGAGGGCGGGCTTGCGGTTCATCGAGCGCAGCACGCTCGATCCCGGCAAGTTGATGCATTACCGCGCTCACCGCGACGTGCATTCGCAACTGCCGCCGGAAAGCCTCTCCGTCTCGCTCAACATCATGCATGCAGGCGGGGCGCAGGGCTGGCTCGACCAGTACAAGTTCGACGTCGACAAGGACGAGATCAGCGGCGTGATCAGCCCGGGAGGGAGCGAGATATTCCTGCGCGTAGCCGTGGGGCTGGGGGGCGCAGAGGCGCGCGACCTGGCGCACAATTTCGCCGCCTCGCATCCCAGCGACCGGATGCGGCTGGTGGCGCTGGAGGCGCAGGCGGGTGTGCTCGACGAAGGGGGCCGCGACGATTTGTGGCGCAGGGCGGAAGGATCGGGCAGCAGGCTGGTGGAGATGGAGGCCACGCGGCGGCGGCGCGAACTGGCGCCCGCTTAGACGAATTGGCCTAGAGGATGCCGCCCGCAAGCCGGTCGATCGCGCCTTGCAGGATGACCGCAGCCGCATGACTGTCGATCCGCTCGGCGCGTTTCCCGCGGCTCATGTCCTGCGCGATCATGTCCCGCTCGGCGCTAGCGGTGGACCAGCGCTCGTCCCACAGCAGCACCGGCAGTCCGAGGCCGTTCTGCGCGGCGGCGAGATTGCGGGCGAAGGCGCGACTGGCCTGCGCGCGCGGCCCGGCGCTGCCATCCATGTTCAAGGGCAGGCCGATCACGATCCCGACGGCGCTGCGATCCTTGCAGATTGCCGCCAGCGCATCCTTGTCTCGGGTGAACTTGCCCTTGGGCAGGGTCTTGCCCGCCGTCGCGAAGCTCCATCCGGCATCGCACAGCGCCGTGCCGATGGTCTTGCTGCCGAGGTCCAGTCCCAGCAGCACGCCACCCTCGGGCAAGGCATCGCGGAAGACGCCGGCGTCTTCGGTTACGAGTGCTGCTGCTGGTGCCATCGGTTCACGCGGGTGACCACGTCCTGTTGCAGGTTCCGCCAGAACAGCGGGATGTCGTAGACATGGTAGTTGTTGCCCGGCAGCACATACTGGCCGAGGTCGGGCGGGTCGCCGATCAGCAGCACGCCGGATGCGGCGTCGCAGCGCGCGGGCACGGCGCCGGCCACCAGTTCGCCGCTGCCAAGGTCGTCCTCTGGCACCAGCGTGCCGAGATTGCGCGACGCTTCGGCGCTATCGTTCAGGCTGCCCGTCAGCGGGTTGAAACAGAGGATTGGCGTCCCCTGACGCGGCTCCCCGTTGATGCCGGGCACTTCGTTGTAGAGGCGCAGGTACTGTGCGGTATCGGCAGGCTCGGCGAAGCTCGCCCAGCTGGCGATGCAGCCGGCCTGTTCGGCCGTGGCGCAAGCGGGCAGCCCCAGTTCGGGCAAGTCGGCCTGCACCGAGATCGGCATGCCCACGGAGTAGGCCACGGCCACGCGCTCCAGCAGCGGCGAGCCCTTCAGCTTGTCGGTCAGCAGGCGGACGACGTGATAGCCCCCCTGGCTGTGCCCGGCGATCACGATCGGCACGTCTTCCGGCACCGAATCGACGAAGAAGTCGAAGGCGGCCTCGATGTCGGCATAGGCCGCATCCAGCGCACGGCCGGCGTCGGCACTGTCGGTAAGCAAGGCACCGTAGGTCGCCTGGCGATAGCGGGGCACCCAGATTTCGCTGGCCTGGTTGAAGGCGCTGCCCATGCTGCGCACCATGGCGCGGGCGCGCTCCTGCGACGGTTCGTCGTCCAGCGGTGCGTTCCACGCATCGTTTTCCGTGAAGCTGGTCGAGTGGACGAAGAACACGGCGAAGGCCGGGGTGTCCGCGGCCGAAGCCGGCTCCGTCGGTGTCGGCAGCAGCGAACGGTCCTCGCTGAAGGCTGGCTGCCAGCGCGCCGGGTCGTTCACCGCGCCCATGCCCGGGCGGCTGAACCACATGGCGGGATCCTCGTAGGCATTCTCCGCCAGTGGTTCCTGTTCGACGAATTCGACGCGCGGGACCATCGCGAATTCGGTCAGCTCCTCGGCGTACATGCGCAGCACGAACAGCCCGGCAATCACCAGCACGATGAGCACGACGATGGTGTAGAGGAATTTACGCAGGGGTGGCCTCCGGGTTCTCGGCCTGGGCGGCGTCTTCCGCGTCCTTGGCCTTGGCGCGCTGTTCCAGCGCCACCTTGAGCATGGCGAGCATCGGGTCGGCCAGGAACAGGCCGAGGATGCCGAACAGGATGCCCATGATCAGCTGCATCGACAGCACCAGCGCCGGTGCCAGGTCCACCGTCTTGCGGGCGATCATCGGGATGACGATGTAGCCATCGATGTTCTGCACCGCGAAATAGACGAAGATGGTGTAGAAGCCCATCTGCGCGCCGCCGGAAAAGCCCACCAGCACCATCAGCACGCCGGAAACGACCGCGCCGATATTGGGCACGAAGGCCAGCAGGCCGGTAAGGATAGCGAGCAGCGCCGCCATCGGGATCGGGTCACCGGTGACGATGCCGTATCCCAACAGCATGACGTAGGTGAACACGCCCTCGAACACCATGCCGACCAGGCGCCCGAACATCAGGCGACGCATGGTGAAGGCCATGCGGCTGATGGTTTCGTAGAATTCGTGCCGCCGCGGCTTGGGCAGCATCCAAGCGACACCGCGCTCGTAGAGGCGCGGTTCGATCACCAGGTAGATGCCGATGATCACGATCAGCAGCAGGGTGGTGAAGCCGCCGAGGATGCCGCCCAGCGCGCGGGTAACGGTGCCGAAGCCACTGATCGCCTGGCTGGCCATGCCCTGTACGTTCTGCACGTCGATCTGGAAGCCCTGCGCGCGCAGCCATTCGAACAACGCGGTGGTCTGTTCCTGCACGATGCGCGGGAATTCCGCCGCCTCGCGGGAGATCTGCGTGCCGGCAAAGAAACTGAGCCAGGCGAGAAAAGCGACGGAGGTGAAGAGCACGATTGCGATGCGCCAGCTGCGCCCGATATTGAGTGCCCGGCCCAGCAGGCGCGCACCGCCGTCGACCATGGAGGCGAACACCAGGGCGCCGAATATGACCAGCAGGCTCTGCGCGAGATAGACCGACAGCACGACCAGGCCGACGACCACGGTCCAGGTCAGCGCGCGCCAGGCCTCCAGACGCAGTTCCGGGGTGGAGATACGCGCGGGGCTGGCGCCGATGTTTTCGCCGTCGTCGTTGCTGTCGTCGCTCATTCCTCGCTCGCTCCGCGCAGTTCGGGCCGCAGGCTGGTCCATGCGCGCTCGCCGCGCAAGGCCTCGAACCAGCTGAGCGGATTATAGCTTGCCCGACCGTCGAGCGAGAAGGTGATCATTTCCGCGCGTCCGCCGACGTCTTCCAGCGGCACCGGCCCGTCCAGCCCGCTGCTGAACAGCGGCGCGCGGCTGTCCGCCGAATGGTCGCGGTTGTCGCCCATCAGGAACACGTGCCCTTCGGGAACGGTAATCTCGGCCATGTTGTCGAGGCTCTGTTCGATGTGGTCGATGATCAGGTAGCTCGCGCCGTTGGGAAGGGTCTCGCGATAGGTGGGCGGCTCGTAGACCTGCGAGCCGTCTTCCAACGTGACGCGGTAGTCCTCGAAGTAATAGAGGCAGTTGGTGAAGCCGCACTGGTTGTCATGCTCGGCGGGAATGCGCACCGGGGGTTCGACCTCCTGCGGCACCGGCTCGCCGTTGAGGATGATTTGCCCGTTGACCAGCGCGATGGTGTCGCCCGGCAGGGCGACGACGCGCTTGATGTAGTCCTCCGCCCTGTCGGGTGGCACGACGATCACGATGTCGCCGTATTCGGGCGTGGAGGGCGCAATGCGCCAGTCGTCGCGCGGCAGCAGGTGGAAGCTGGCCGAGACCCAGGACCAGCCATAGGGATACTTGCTCACCACCAGCCGGTCTCCCACCATCAGGTTGGGCACCATGCTGGCACTGGGAATATAGAACGGCTTGGCGATGAAGGTGTGGAAGGCCAGCACGGCCAGCAGCATCAGCGCCAGCCCGCGCACTTCCGCGACCCAGTTGATAGGTTCCTTGGTGTCCTTGGACTTGTCGTCGCTCATGGAATTGCTGTCAGGCTTTCGGATGCGCCTCGATAATCACGAAGGCCTGTGCCCATGGGTGATCGTCGGTGAGGGTAAGGTGAATGGAGACAAGGTGATCCGGCGGGGTCAGTTCCTGCAGCCGCAAGGCCGCGCCGCCGGTAAGCGCGAGGGTGGGGGCGCCGCTGGGGGCGTTGATGACGCCGATGTCCTTCATGAATACGCCGCGCTTGAACCCGGTGCCGACAGCCTTGGAGAACGCCTCCTTGGCGGCGAACCGCTTGGCATAGGTGCCCGCCTGCGTGTGCGGGCGGCGCGCGGCCTTGGCATTCTCGATGTCGGTGAAGACGCGGTTGATGAACCGCTCGCCCCAGCGATCGAGCGAGTTCTGGATGCGCTCGATGTTACAGAGGTCGGAGCCGAGGCCGATGATCATCGCGCCAGGTCCATCAGTTCGCGCATCTTCAGCACCGCCGGTTCGAGGCCGCAGAAGATGGCCTCGCCGATCAGGTAATGGCCGATGTTCAGTTCCGCCAGTTGCGGGATCGCGGCAATCGGCTGGACGTTGTCGTAGGTCAGGCCGTGGCCGGCATGCGGCTCGATGCCGTTCTTGGCGGCCAGCGCGGCCATGTCGGCCACGCGCTTCAGTTCCCTGGCGACCCGCTCGCTGTCGCCGTCCAGCCCGGCATGGGCATATTCGCCGGTGTGGAATTCCACCACCGGCGCGCCAAGGCGCAGCGCGGCGTCGAGCTGGCGCTCGCTCGCCTCGATGAACAGCGAGACGCGGATGCCGGCATCCTGCAGGCGGCCGACGATGGGGGCGAGGTGGTTGTGCTGCCCGGCGGCATCCAGCCCGCCCTCGGTGGTGCGTTCCTCGCGCTTTTCGGGGACGATGCAGGCGGCGTGCGGCTTGTGGGCGAGGGCGATAGCCAGCATCTCCTCGGTCGCGGCCATTTCCAGGTTCAGCGGCAGGTCGGTCGCATCCTGGATGCGCCGCAAGTCCTCGTCGCGGATATGGCGGCGGTCTTCACGCAGGTGCGCGGTAATGCCGTCGCCGCCGCAGCGCGCCACGATCTCCGCCGCGCGCACCGGATCGGGATGGTCGCCACCGCGCGCGTTGCGGATGGTCGCCACGTGATCGATGTTCACGCCCAACCTGAGTCCATTGGGACGAAGCTTGTGGCTCATCGCTCTACTTCCGGCTGCCGGGCTTGGTGATCGGGATCGCGGCCAGTTCTGCCGGCACTTCGTCCTCCGCATAGGTTGGGAAGTCGATATCGATCAGCGGGAAGAACGGCACGCCAAGGTCGACAGAACCGCTGGAGCGGTCGACCAGCGCCACTTCGGCCAGCACTTCGCCGCCCTCGCGCGCCACGGCGGCAATCGCCTCGCGGCTGGACAGGCCGGTGGTGACCACGTCCTCCACCATCAGCACCTTTGCGCCCGGTTGCAGCGCGAATCCGCGTCGCAGGTGGAACTCGCCATCGGGGC is a genomic window of Aurantiacibacter sp. MUD11 containing:
- the lptM gene encoding LPS translocon maturation chaperone LptM; this encodes MTRIAAIAVAAMLLAACGQRAPLTPPPGETLPPPAYGESQSPTAEQLLELDPQAAPERSVELRRESEEREDDPFDLPPEN
- the lysA gene encoding diaminopimelate decarboxylase — protein: MDHFQLRNGELHAEDVPLSRIAEAVGTPVYVYSRATFERHARVFRKALSGLERPPHIAFAVKANPNLAVLSLLSREGLGADVVSGGEMARALAAGMPASDIVFSGVGKTHKELGDALDAGIGQFNIESGEEGRELAEIAAAKGKVAQCALRVNPDVDAGTHDKISTGKADNKFGVPIGHAPALFAELSQKPGLNLRGLAVHIGSQLSDLAPLEAAFAKLGAMMTQLRAEGHTITHMDLGGGLGVPYKAGEQLPSPADYGAMVARATKGWDVTLMFEPGRVIAGNAGVLLTRVIRVKRGLKHPFVIVDAAMNDLARPALYGAWHDFDAVKPSGEKMVANIVGPICETGDTFAMDREIDTLIAGDLAVFRTAGAYGATMASSYNSRGFVAEVMVDGSDFAVVADRIPPGDIADAERVPDFLKD
- a CDS encoding precorrin-2 dehydrogenase/sirohydrochlorin ferrochelatase family protein, whose protein sequence is MRSLPLFHRIAGQPVIVLGEGDMAEPKRRLVERAGGRVVSDMQEGIDEGARLAFIAHDDAKMCEGDAIRLRCAGLLVNVVDRPDLCDFTTPSLLERDPVLIAVGTSGASAGLAKQLRLRLEQLLPADLGALAERLSAMREAIKVRFPAMAERRRALDEALGEGGPLNVLAEGSAGRVEAWIDESDTPPASGIHRFTITSDDPEELTIRQARLLGSADAVIADAAIPATILDRARADAARLTLPHDGDMPKGLVVVLERG
- a CDS encoding transposase — its product is MPRVIDHRDETSCELGDCLAALEAEGFRPYEEESLLHAAAWLRRLGNNRQFLGDIMLEELKQGVKAAEEASSYGPQVVMLCELGREYFIRANFWPSADEHMFRASGSSAFSYELPHDHNFDFLTVGYFGPGYASDYYEYDYDKVAGGIGERAGLRFIERSTLDPGKLMHYRAHRDVHSQLPPESLSVSLNIMHAGGAQGWLDQYKFDVDKDEISGVISPGGSEIFLRVAVGLGGAEARDLAHNFAASHPSDRMRLVALEAQAGVLDEGGRDDLWRRAEGSGSRLVEMEATRRRRELAPA
- the ruvX gene encoding Holliday junction resolvase RuvX — protein: MAPAAALVTEDAGVFRDALPEGGVLLGLDLGSKTIGTALCDAGWSFATAGKTLPKGKFTRDKDALAAICKDRSAVGIVIGLPLNMDGSAGPRAQASRAFARNLAAAQNGLGLPVLLWDERWSTASAERDMIAQDMSRGKRAERIDSHAAAVILQGAIDRLAGGIL
- a CDS encoding DUF3089 domain-containing protein codes for the protein MLIVLVIAGLFVLRMYAEELTEFAMVPRVEFVEQEPLAENAYEDPAMWFSRPGMGAVNDPARWQPAFSEDRSLLPTPTEPASAADTPAFAVFFVHSTSFTENDAWNAPLDDEPSQERARAMVRSMGSAFNQASEIWVPRYRQATYGALLTDSADAGRALDAAYADIEAAFDFFVDSVPEDVPIVIAGHSQGGYHVVRLLTDKLKGSPLLERVAVAYSVGMPISVQADLPELGLPACATAEQAGCIASWASFAEPADTAQYLRLYNEVPGINGEPRQGTPILCFNPLTGSLNDSAEASRNLGTLVPEDDLGSGELVAGAVPARCDAASGVLLIGDPPDLGQYVLPGNNYHVYDIPLFWRNLQQDVVTRVNRWHQQQHS
- a CDS encoding AI-2E family transporter — its product is MSDDSNDDGENIGASPARISTPELRLEAWRALTWTVVVGLVVLSVYLAQSLLVIFGALVFASMVDGGARLLGRALNIGRSWRIAIVLFTSVAFLAWLSFFAGTQISREAAEFPRIVQEQTTALFEWLRAQGFQIDVQNVQGMASQAISGFGTVTRALGGILGGFTTLLLIVIIGIYLVIEPRLYERGVAWMLPKPRRHEFYETISRMAFTMRRLMFGRLVGMVFEGVFTYVMLLGYGIVTGDPIPMAALLAILTGLLAFVPNIGAVVSGVLMVLVGFSGGAQMGFYTIFVYFAVQNIDGYIVIPMIARKTVDLAPALVLSMQLIMGILFGILGLFLADPMLAMLKVALEQRAKAKDAEDAAQAENPEATPA
- the lepB gene encoding signal peptidase I; this encodes MSDDKSKDTKEPINWVAEVRGLALMLLAVLAFHTFIAKPFYIPSASMVPNLMVGDRLVVSKYPYGWSWVSASFHLLPRDDWRIAPSTPEYGDIVIVVPPDRAEDYIKRVVALPGDTIALVNGQIILNGEPVPQEVEPPVRIPAEHDNQCGFTNCLYYFEDYRVTLEDGSQVYEPPTYRETLPNGASYLIIDHIEQSLDNMAEITVPEGHVFLMGDNRDHSADSRAPLFSSGLDGPVPLEDVGGRAEMITFSLDGRASYNPLSWFEALRGERAWTSLRPELRGASEE
- the acpS gene encoding holo-ACP synthase yields the protein MIIGLGSDLCNIERIQNSLDRWGERFINRVFTDIENAKAARRPHTQAGTYAKRFAAKEAFSKAVGTGFKRGVFMKDIGVINAPSGAPTLALTGGAALRLQELTPPDHLVSIHLTLTDDHPWAQAFVIIEAHPKA
- a CDS encoding pyridoxine 5'-phosphate synthase, coding for MSHKLRPNGLRLGVNIDHVATIRNARGGDHPDPVRAAEIVARCGGDGITAHLREDRRHIRDEDLRRIQDATDLPLNLEMAATEEMLAIALAHKPHAACIVPEKREERTTEGGLDAAGQHNHLAPIVGRLQDAGIRVSLFIEASERQLDAALRLGAPVVEFHTGEYAHAGLDGDSERVARELKRVADMAALAAKNGIEPHAGHGLTYDNVQPIAAIPQLAELNIGHYLIGEAIFCGLEPAVLKMRELMDLAR
- the pyrE gene encoding orotate phosphoribosyltransferase, which codes for MTQDEVLKEFRASGALLEGHFKLSSGRHSGHYLQCARVLMNPHRAARLAEALGQLIPGEILDSLDVVVSPAMGGIIIGHEMGRALNLDAMFLERPDGEFHLRRGFALQPGAKVLMVEDVVTTGLSSREAIAAVAREGGEVLAEVALVDRSSGSVDLGVPFFPLIDIDFPTYAEDEVPAELAAIPITKPGSRK